From one Malus sylvestris chromosome 1, drMalSylv7.2, whole genome shotgun sequence genomic stretch:
- the LOC126624031 gene encoding uncharacterized protein LOC126624031, with amino-acid sequence MDCRVVCMAGGDVWVRGQIGGGLSHESEHDLALMVTDFWENGSVGAESWCSSDSDSALSDLGHLADKIPFFKRSVAQYENDLTSVVHSLILSISENDLNFVKSGQCNSSCIKFDLVKLLRLSGYDAAVCAARWQGTGKVPGGDHEYIDVVNYNNLGSSERLIIDLDFRSHFEIARAVQSYDRILNSLPVVYVGSLTRLKQYLQVMAEAARSSLEQNSMPLPPWRSLAYLQAKWESPYQRQFNIDEQNVNGSYNFDHKQCSAHLKMLQSLLQSEIEADRLLKQINNDHIRKHKPDRRRHSLFRTH; translated from the exons ATGGACTGCCGGGTGGTGTGCATGGCGGGCGGCGACGTTTGGGTGAGGGGTCAGATCGGAGGGGGTTTAAGCCACGAGAGCGAGCACGACCTCGCTCTCATGGTCACTGATTTTTGGGAAAACGGTAGCGTTGGAGCGGAGTCTTGGTGTAGCAGCGACAGCGATTCTGCTCTCTCCGATCTCGGTCACCTCGCCGATAAAATTCCG TTTTTCAAGCGTTCAGTGGCTCAGTACGAAAACGATTTGACGTCGGTGGTTCATTCTCTGATACTGTCCATCAGCGAGAACGATCTTAATTTTGTGAAGTCAGGTCAATGCAATTCCAGCTGCATCAAGTTTGATCTGGTTAAGCTTCTGAGGCTGTCTGGTTATGATGCTGCCGTGTGCGCGGCTCGGTGGCAGGGCACTGGCAAGGTCCCTGGAG GGGATCATGAATATATTGATGTGGTGAACTACAACAATTTGGGGAGCTCTGAGCGTCTTATCATTGACCTTGATTTCAGAAGCCACTTTGAAATAGCTAGAGCGGTTCAATCGTATGATAGAATATTGAACTCACTACCAGTTGTTTATGTGGGCTCCTTGACTAGGCTGAAACAGTATCTTCAAGTTATGGCCGAAGCTGCTAGATCTTCCCTCGAGCAGAACTCGATGCCTCTACCTCCGTGGAGATCACTCGCTTATCTGCAAGCGAAATGGGAATCTCCGTACCAGAGACAGTTTAATATAGACGAACAGAATGTCAACGGTTCCTACAATTTTGACCACAAGCAATGCAGTGCGCATTTGAAGATGCTGCAGTCTCTGCTTCAGTCTGAAATTGAAGCAGATAGGCTGTTGAAGCAGATAAACAACGATCATATTAGGAAGCACAAGCCCGATAGGCGGAGGCACTCTTTGTTCAGGACTCACTGA